In the genome of Dermacentor variabilis isolate Ectoservices chromosome 5, ASM5094787v1, whole genome shotgun sequence, one region contains:
- the LOC142583565 gene encoding phosphatidylinositol 4-phosphate 5-kinase type-1 sktl-like, translating into MVVVYKAFREMFSRLPWSLAVTTWDLFPALYMYGGDSQMRVALPVHLTAHAQKQIQASKVIGSIQLGIGYAVGSLASKPERNLLIRDFAVIESIFLPGEGSNVTPAHHYSDFKFKAYAPVAFRYFRDLFSINTQDFLMSLCHEPLRELSNPGASGSAFYLTSNDEFIIKTVQHKEAEFLQNLLAGYYMNLNHNPRTLLPKFYGLYCYLCGGKSVRVVVMNNLLPSVVPMHQKYDLKGSTLKRKASKHERSKRSPTFKDLDFLEQHPDGILLEADTYNALIKTIQRDCQVLESFKIMDYSLLIGIHNIDQAAREQIERQPQGAKDEVKFSSPGSEEGSSLKPAGSGIKQNKSTNRQRLANFSTAMESIQADVEPIDHDEDVPTGGIPAKNSKGERLLLFIGVIDILQNYRLLKKLEHTWKSTFYDKDSISVQMPSFYAERFQDFLAKKVFKKITSRE; encoded by the exons ATGGTCGTTGTGTACAAGGCTTTCCGCGAGATGTTCAGTCGTCTCCCGTGGTCGCTCGCCGTGACCACTTGGGATTTGTTTCCAGCGctgtacatgtacggcggcgacTCTCAAATGCGAGTGGCCTTGCCTGTTCATTTGACAGCGCATGCTCAGAAGCAA ATTCAAGCGTCAAAAGTTATAGGGTCAATTCAACTAGGAATAGGTTACGCTGTTGGTAGTTTGGCGTCGAAACCGGAGAGAAATCTATTGATCCGGGACTTTGCTGTAATAGAGTCAATCTTCTTACCTGG AGAGGGAAGCAATGTCACGCCAGCTCACCACTACAGCGACTTCAAATTTAAGGCATACGCTCCGGTCGCCTTCCGATACTTCAGGGACCTATTTAGCATAAATACTCAAGATTTTTTG ATGTCGCTGTGCCACGAACCCTTGAGGGAGCTCTCGAACCCTGGTGCAAGTGGGAGTGCGTTTTATCTCACTAGCAACGACGAGTTTATCATCAAAACAGTTCAACACAAGGAAGCGGAGTTCTTGCAGAATCTGCTTGCAGGTTACTACATG AATCTGAACCATAATCCGCGAACACTGTTGCCCAAGTTCTATGGTCTCTACTGCTACCTATGCGGTGGCAAAAGCGTGCGCGTCGTGGTGATGAACAACCTGCTGCCCTCGGTGGTGCCCATGCACCAGAAGTACGACCTGAAGGGCTCCACCCTGAAGCGCAAAGCGAGCAAGCACGAGCGCAGCAAGCGCTCCCCGACCTTCAAGGACCTCGACTTCCTCGAGCAGCATCCTGACGGCATTCTGCTGGAGGCCGACACGTATAATGCCCTCATCAAGACTATCCAGAGGGATTGCCAG GTATTGGAGAGCTTCAAAATAATGGACTATAGCCTCCTTATAGGCATTCACAACATCGACCAGGCGGCCAGGGAACAAATA GAGCGGCAGCCTCAGGGTGCAAAGGATGAAGTGAAATTCAGTTCACCTGGCTCAGAAGAAGGCTCCAGCCTCAAACCAGCAG GATCTGGGATTAAACAGAATAAGTCCACAAACCGGCAACGGCTGGCGAACTTCTCCACTGCCATGGAGTCGATTCAGGCCGATGTAGAGCCAATCGATCATGACGAGGATGTTCC AACCGGTGGCATCCCAGCGAAGAACTCCAAAGGAGAGCGGCTACTCTTGTTTATTGGAGTAATCGACATTCTGCAAAACTACCGCCTTTTAAAAAAGCTTGAGCACACGTGGAAGTCCACGTTTTACGACAAG GACAGCATATCAGTGCAGATGCCCAGCTTTTATGCAGAACGGTTTCAAGACTTTTTGGCCAAAAAGGTCTTCAAGAAGATTACCTCTCGTGAGTAG